A window from Tenacibaculum singaporense encodes these proteins:
- a CDS encoding thiamine phosphate synthase, translated as MIVLIAPEKDIPNEIEILQQLFEEGLEYYHFRKPDKNYEEHVVYLNQIDEKYHHRIVTHYFHELINEFNLKGIHFQEQKRIDALENGSEYFIGLNMIGKTMSSSFHEPSALVNCDIEFDYHLLSPVFSSISKKGYEGRGFNVNHIEKTIIGMGGINTDTIQKTLELGFQGIGVLGGVWNTENPVESFKNIKRHYEKNMKK; from the coding sequence ATGATTGTTTTAATAGCTCCAGAAAAAGATATTCCCAATGAGATTGAAATCCTTCAACAATTATTTGAAGAAGGATTGGAATATTATCATTTCAGAAAACCTGATAAGAATTACGAAGAGCATGTGGTTTATTTGAATCAGATAGATGAAAAGTATCATCATAGAATAGTTACTCATTATTTTCATGAACTCATTAATGAATTCAACCTAAAAGGAATTCATTTTCAAGAGCAAAAAAGAATTGATGCTTTAGAGAATGGAAGCGAATATTTTATAGGATTAAACATGATAGGAAAAACGATGAGTAGTTCTTTTCACGAGCCTTCAGCCTTAGTGAATTGCGATATCGAATTTGATTACCATTTATTAAGTCCTGTTTTTTCTTCTATTTCAAAGAAAGGATACGAAGGAAGAGGCTTTAATGTAAACCATATTGAGAAAACCATTATAGGTATGGGCGGAATCAATACAGATACCATTCAAAAAACTTTAGAGTTAGGTTTTCAAGGAATTGGTGTTTTAGGAGGAGTTTGGAATACAGAAAACCCAGTTGAAAGCTTTAAAAATATCAAGCGTCATTACGAGAAGAATATGAAGAAGTAA
- a CDS encoding hydroxymethylpyrimidine/phosphomethylpyrimidine kinase, with amino-acid sequence MKQQAYILTIAGFDPSSGAGLTSDIKTFEAHGLYGLSVCTAVTIQNDIDFKDCVWIDKETIINQIETLFERFEISVAKIGIIQSWNVLLEVLQTLKKCNSSIKIVLDPILKASAGFDFHSEENIKVFEEVLQHCDFITPNYDEIKALFSNKSIEETIEFISEKTNVYLKGGHREAKKGWDEVYHSKIVQLNIPPKATSVFEKHGSGCVLSSALASNIAKQLPLEDVCTNAKWYTEQFLNSNKTFLGEHNYT; translated from the coding sequence ATGAAACAACAAGCTTACATACTAACGATTGCAGGATTTGATCCGTCAAGTGGAGCAGGATTGACTTCGGATATTAAAACTTTTGAAGCACATGGATTATATGGATTATCGGTATGTACAGCAGTTACAATTCAAAATGATATCGATTTTAAAGACTGTGTTTGGATTGATAAAGAAACCATCATCAATCAAATTGAAACCTTATTTGAACGCTTTGAAATATCAGTAGCAAAAATAGGAATCATCCAATCTTGGAATGTGTTATTGGAGGTTCTTCAAACGCTAAAAAAATGCAATTCATCCATAAAAATAGTTTTGGATCCTATTTTAAAAGCCAGCGCTGGATTTGATTTTCATTCCGAAGAGAATATAAAGGTGTTTGAAGAAGTATTGCAACACTGTGATTTTATCACTCCAAATTATGATGAAATCAAAGCTTTGTTTTCTAATAAATCGATTGAAGAAACCATTGAGTTCATTTCAGAGAAGACCAATGTTTATTTAAAAGGCGGGCATAGAGAAGCTAAAAAAGGATGGGATGAAGTATATCACAGTAAGATAGTACAATTAAATATTCCACCGAAAGCTACATCCGTTTTTGAAAAGCATGGAAGCGGTTGTGTGTTGTCTTCAGCTTTAGCTTCAAACATAGCCAAACAACTACCTTTAGAAGATGTATGTACAAATGCCAAATGGTATACGGAACAATTTTTAAACTCTAATAAAACGTTCTTAGGAGAGCACAACTATACATGA
- the thiE gene encoding thiamine phosphate synthase, with protein MISKLHYITQGKTPEGHLENVQRACASGAEWVQLRLKNLDPKTILETAQKAREITSHFQTRLIINDYYRVAKEVKADGVHLGKTDTCPLKAKKYLGDLYIVGGTANTLEDCEKLLEKGVDYIGLGPYQFTETKKNLSPVLGTTGYQVLLEELKTTTPIIAIGGITTENIPEIIDTGVYGVAVSGAITQNFNSIPAFHKILKAPSTKEQVYKIGAQ; from the coding sequence ATGATAAGTAAATTACACTATATAACCCAAGGGAAAACTCCAGAAGGGCATTTAGAAAATGTTCAAAGAGCTTGTGCTTCTGGAGCAGAGTGGGTACAACTTCGATTAAAGAATCTGGATCCGAAAACTATTTTAGAAACAGCTCAAAAAGCGAGAGAAATTACGAGTCATTTTCAAACGCGTTTAATCATAAACGATTACTACAGAGTAGCTAAAGAAGTTAAAGCAGATGGAGTTCATTTAGGAAAAACAGATACGTGTCCATTAAAAGCAAAAAAGTATTTAGGTGATTTATATATCGTAGGAGGAACAGCGAACACTTTGGAGGATTGTGAAAAACTCTTAGAAAAAGGAGTAGATTATATTGGTTTAGGTCCTTATCAGTTTACTGAAACTAAAAAGAATTTGAGTCCAGTTTTAGGAACTACTGGATATCAAGTGCTACTAGAAGAGTTAAAAACAACCACTCCAATAATAGCTATCGGTGGAATTACCACAGAAAATATACCTGAAATTATTGACACAGGAGTATACGGAGTCGCTGTTTCAGGAGCAATTACACAAAATTTCAACTCGATTCCTGCATTTCATAAAATTTTAAAAGCACCTAGTACTAAGGAACAAGTGTACAAAATAGGAGCACAATAA
- the thiH gene encoding 2-iminoacetate synthase ThiH, whose protein sequence is MLVNKTESSSQELTTKSFKTIFNQYNWDETLQSIFNKTSVDVESALSKDKLGLEDFKALISPAAKPFLEQMAQRSRMLTKKRFGNTIQMYAPMYLSNECQNICTYCGFSFTNKIPRRTLTDAEILKEVAFLKAKGYDHILLVTGEANRTVGVDYIKNAIQLIRSQFSNITIEVQPLDQDEYELLIESGLYAVLVYQETYHQQEYKKHHPKGKKSNFEYRLETPDRLGKAGVHKIGLGALFGLEDWRADSFFTALHLKYLQKTYWKTKYSISFPRLRPHSGGLEPKVEMTDADLVQLICAFRMLDEDVELSMSTRESEVFRNNIVNLGATSISAESKTNPGGYSVEPQSLEQFEISDERSTEEIVQMLKGQELEVVWKDWEHFRN, encoded by the coding sequence ATGTTAGTAAACAAAACAGAAAGTAGTAGCCAAGAGCTAACAACCAAAAGCTTTAAAACTATATTCAACCAATACAATTGGGATGAAACCTTACAAAGCATTTTTAATAAAACATCCGTTGATGTTGAAAGTGCTTTATCTAAGGATAAACTCGGTTTGGAAGATTTTAAAGCGTTGATATCTCCTGCTGCAAAACCTTTTTTAGAGCAAATGGCACAAAGAAGTCGTATGCTGACAAAAAAACGATTTGGAAATACCATTCAAATGTACGCTCCAATGTATTTGAGTAATGAGTGTCAGAATATATGTACGTATTGCGGATTCAGTTTTACAAACAAAATTCCGAGGAGAACCTTAACCGATGCTGAAATATTGAAAGAAGTTGCTTTTTTAAAAGCGAAAGGATACGATCATATTTTGTTAGTAACTGGAGAAGCTAATAGAACAGTGGGGGTGGATTATATTAAAAATGCAATTCAGTTGATTCGTTCACAATTTTCAAATATTACGATTGAAGTACAACCTTTAGATCAAGATGAATATGAATTGTTAATTGAAAGCGGATTATACGCAGTACTGGTATATCAAGAAACCTATCATCAACAAGAGTATAAAAAGCATCATCCGAAGGGGAAAAAATCAAATTTTGAGTATCGTTTGGAAACTCCCGATAGATTGGGGAAAGCAGGTGTTCATAAAATAGGGTTAGGAGCTTTATTTGGACTGGAAGATTGGCGAGCTGATAGCTTTTTTACAGCATTGCACTTAAAATACTTACAAAAAACCTACTGGAAAACGAAGTATTCTATTTCATTTCCACGTTTAAGACCACATTCAGGAGGATTAGAACCCAAAGTAGAAATGACGGATGCTGATTTGGTACAATTAATCTGTGCGTTTAGAATGTTAGATGAAGATGTAGAACTGTCAATGTCTACCCGAGAAAGTGAAGTTTTTAGGAATAATATTGTTAATTTAGGGGCAACCTCAATAAGTGCAGAGTCTAAAACAAACCCAGGAGGGTATAGTGTTGAACCACAATCGCTAGAGCAATTTGAAATTTCGGACGAACGAAGCACTGAAGAAATTGTACAGATGCTAAAAGGACAGGAATTAGAAGTAGTTTGGAAAGATTGGGAGCATTTTAGAAATTAG
- a CDS encoding cupin domain-containing protein — MNIKDYITKSEQITWNPLIENGVHYQGVFVKSLYFDKATQRSKAILLKFEEGASYPYHSHPAGEEVFVLKGSCEIFGEVLEQGDYLYTPPQGKHSVKTQHGCVLFLSVPEEVVLIETEEN, encoded by the coding sequence ATGAATATTAAAGACTATATCACCAAAAGTGAACAAATTACTTGGAATCCACTTATTGAAAATGGTGTGCATTATCAAGGTGTTTTTGTAAAATCCTTGTATTTTGATAAAGCTACTCAGCGCTCTAAAGCTATTTTATTAAAATTTGAAGAAGGAGCTTCCTATCCTTACCACTCTCATCCAGCAGGAGAAGAAGTATTTGTTTTAAAAGGAAGTTGTGAAATCTTTGGAGAAGTTTTAGAACAAGGAGATTATTTATACACTCCTCCTCAAGGAAAACATAGTGTAAAAACCCAACATGGATGTGTTTTGTTTTTATCTGTACCTGAAGAGGTAGTTTTAATAGAAACTGAAGAAAATTAA
- the moeB gene encoding molybdopterin-synthase adenylyltransferase MoeB, with translation MNLSKEEQKQYNRHLILDKVGEKGQLKLKQAKVLVIGAGGLGCPVLQYLTAAGVGTIGIIDDDVVDQSNLQRQVLYTIDDIGKSKAETAANRLSKLNPFVQFHVYKEKLTNQNAISLFQQYDVVVDGSDNFATRYLTNDAAVLTQKPLVYGAIFKFEGQVSVFNYQGSATYRCLYPTPPKPEESPNCSEIGVIGVLPGIIGSLQANEAIKIICGIGEVLANKLLMYDTLSMRQMILKFEKTDKDEVAELNNDYEFFCGIKTATHEITLRELQSKLSNYNLLDVREDWEREQHHIGGQHIPLGELAQRYDEINIEKPVVVYCKSGVRSQRAIDFLEQQFDTVTFLNLKGGLGS, from the coding sequence ATGAACTTAAGTAAAGAAGAACAAAAACAATACAATCGCCATCTTATTCTAGATAAAGTAGGAGAAAAAGGACAACTAAAACTAAAACAAGCCAAGGTATTAGTGATAGGGGCTGGAGGATTGGGATGTCCTGTACTACAATATTTAACAGCAGCAGGTGTTGGGACGATTGGAATTATTGATGATGATGTAGTAGATCAAAGTAATTTACAGCGCCAAGTTTTATATACAATAGATGATATAGGAAAGTCTAAAGCAGAAACAGCAGCAAATCGTTTGTCAAAATTGAATCCTTTTGTTCAGTTTCATGTGTATAAAGAAAAATTAACTAATCAGAACGCTATTTCATTATTTCAACAATACGATGTAGTTGTAGATGGTAGCGATAATTTTGCCACTCGTTATTTAACCAACGATGCAGCGGTATTAACACAAAAGCCATTGGTGTATGGGGCTATTTTTAAGTTTGAAGGACAAGTAAGTGTGTTTAATTATCAAGGAAGTGCTACGTATCGATGTTTATATCCAACACCACCCAAACCAGAAGAATCACCCAATTGTTCTGAAATTGGTGTAATAGGTGTATTACCTGGAATTATAGGAAGTTTACAAGCCAATGAAGCTATTAAAATTATTTGTGGAATAGGAGAGGTGTTAGCTAATAAATTATTGATGTATGATACATTAAGCATGCGTCAAATGATATTAAAGTTTGAAAAGACAGACAAAGATGAGGTTGCTGAGTTAAACAACGATTATGAATTCTTCTGCGGAATAAAAACAGCTACTCACGAAATAACTTTAAGAGAGTTACAAAGTAAGTTGTCAAATTATAACCTGCTTGATGTTCGTGAGGATTGGGAACGAGAGCAGCACCATATTGGAGGGCAACATATTCCGTTAGGAGAGCTTGCGCAACGATATGATGAAATAAACATCGAAAAACCTGTGGTTGTTTATTGTAAATCAGGAGTACGTAGCCAACGAGCAATTGATTTTTTAGAGCAACAATTTGACACCGTTACTTTTCTAAATTTAAAGGGAGGACTTGGTTCATAA
- a CDS encoding thiazole synthase, with protein sequence MNTNLTIADKTFTSRLFTGTGKFSSSQLMKEALLASESELITVALKRVDVQNEEDDILSHLNHSRINLLPNTSGVRTAKEAVFASELSREALETNWVKLEIHPDPRYLLPDPIETLKAAEELVKKGFVVMPYIHADPVLCKRLEEVGTQCVMPLGAPIGSNKGLKTLEFLEIIIEQSNVPVVVDAGIGAPSHAAYAMELGADAVLVNTAIAVSQNPVAMAQAFKMAVEAGRMAYEAKLAPVRKQAEASSPLTSFLN encoded by the coding sequence ATGAATACCAACTTAACAATAGCCGATAAAACATTTACCTCACGATTATTTACAGGAACAGGGAAATTCAGTTCTTCGCAATTAATGAAAGAAGCTTTATTAGCTTCAGAAAGTGAACTGATAACAGTTGCTTTAAAAAGAGTAGATGTTCAAAACGAAGAAGATGATATTTTATCACATTTAAATCATTCTCGAATTAATTTATTACCAAATACTTCAGGAGTTCGTACAGCAAAAGAAGCTGTTTTTGCTTCAGAATTGTCTAGAGAAGCTTTGGAAACAAATTGGGTGAAATTAGAAATACATCCAGATCCAAGGTATTTATTGCCAGATCCTATCGAAACCTTAAAAGCTGCTGAAGAATTAGTAAAAAAAGGATTTGTAGTGATGCCTTATATTCATGCAGATCCAGTTTTATGTAAGCGATTAGAAGAAGTAGGAACGCAATGTGTAATGCCTTTAGGAGCTCCTATTGGAAGTAATAAAGGATTGAAAACGTTGGAGTTTTTAGAAATCATTATTGAACAATCTAATGTTCCAGTTGTTGTAGATGCTGGTATTGGAGCACCCTCCCATGCGGCATATGCTATGGAATTAGGAGCTGATGCTGTTTTAGTAAACACGGCGATTGCTGTATCACAAAATCCAGTAGCGATGGCGCAAGCTTTTAAGATGGCAGTTGAAGCAGGAAGAATGGCATATGAAGCAAAATTAGCTCCTGTTAGAAAACAAGCAGAAGCAAGTAGTCCGTTGACAAGTTTTTTAAATTAA
- a CDS encoding arginase, which produces MKEIKIIKNRSDIGAGTRGSDMGVDAIEIAAINKKSNYFDSFDFEDVITENESIYNKVNNSFAKRIDSVFNQCKRLSNHVKVNLQEGKFPIVLSGDHSSALGTISGVKAANPTKRVGVVWIDAHGDLHSPYTSPSGNIHGMPLSAAISDDNLDCQINDVDRETSELWERMKNIGTPGQKVLPEDIVFFGVRDTEEPENKQMEKYGIKNYMVAEVRYRGLDVCVNEALDKLSNCDVIYVSFDVDAMDCDMISYGTGTPVPKGFDQHEIIDIINGLLASNKVACVEFVEVNPLLDFKGNKMAETAFEVLEEVTKKVKSL; this is translated from the coding sequence ATGAAAGAAATTAAAATTATCAAAAACAGATCAGATATTGGAGCAGGAACTCGTGGATCTGATATGGGGGTAGATGCAATTGAAATTGCAGCGATAAATAAAAAAAGTAATTATTTCGATTCTTTTGATTTTGAAGATGTAATTACAGAAAATGAATCGATTTACAACAAGGTAAATAATTCGTTTGCAAAACGAATTGACAGTGTTTTTAACCAATGTAAACGATTGAGTAATCACGTAAAAGTAAATTTACAAGAAGGGAAATTTCCAATAGTTCTATCTGGAGATCATTCTTCGGCGTTAGGAACTATTAGTGGAGTAAAGGCAGCAAATCCAACTAAAAGAGTTGGTGTTGTTTGGATTGATGCACATGGAGATTTACATTCTCCTTATACATCACCATCAGGAAATATTCACGGAATGCCTTTGTCTGCTGCTATTTCAGATGATAATTTAGACTGCCAAATTAATGATGTAGATAGAGAAACATCAGAATTATGGGAGCGAATGAAGAATATAGGCACGCCAGGACAAAAAGTTTTACCTGAAGATATTGTATTCTTTGGAGTTCGTGATACAGAAGAGCCAGAAAACAAACAAATGGAGAAATATGGTATTAAAAACTATATGGTTGCAGAAGTTCGTTATCGTGGATTAGATGTTTGTGTAAATGAAGCTTTAGATAAACTGTCTAATTGCGATGTTATTTATGTGTCATTTGATGTAGATGCAATGGATTGTGATATGATTTCTTATGGAACAGGAACACCTGTACCAAAAGGATTTGATCAACATGAAATCATTGATATAATTAACGGATTGTTGGCAAGTAATAAAGTAGCTTGTGTGGAGTTTGTTGAAGTAAATCCGTTATTAGATTTCAAAGGAAACAAAATGGCTGAAACTGCGTTTGAAGTTCTTGAAGAAGTAACTAAAAAGGTTAAAAGTCTATAG
- the thiS gene encoding sulfur carrier protein ThiS: MITIKVNNNQQEFLSPLALQELVDKLQIQTNGIAIAVNSSVVKKTDWSSKLLQNNDEVLIIKSTQGG, translated from the coding sequence ATGATAACGATAAAAGTAAACAATAATCAACAAGAGTTTTTAAGCCCATTAGCATTGCAAGAATTAGTAGATAAACTGCAAATTCAAACCAATGGAATTGCTATTGCTGTTAACAGTAGTGTGGTAAAAAAAACAGATTGGTCCTCAAAATTGCTCCAAAACAATGATGAAGTTTTAATCATTAAATCTACACAAGGAGGATAA
- the thiC gene encoding phosphomethylpyrimidine synthase ThiC, with product MKKKDTVPKQDGVTRQPFPNSKKIYVQGKIHPQIKVAMREIELSDTVDSMTKKRTPNEPVTVYDTSGPYTDPNKEINIHNGLERIREQWILGRGDVEELNEFTSQYCNERLNDKSLDHLRFNLKHKPKRAKKGQNVTQLHYAKKGIITPEMEYIAIRENQRIDEMTRLSKQHSGQDFGASIPAKITPEFVREEVARGRAVIPSNINHPEAEPMILGRNFLVKINANIGNSATTSSIEEEVEKAVWACRWGADNIMDLSTGKNIHETREWIIRNSPVPVGTVPIYQALEKVNGIAEDLTWEIFRDTLIEQAEQGVDYFTIHAGVRLRYVPMTAKRITGIVSRGGSIMAKWCLAHHKESFLYTHFEEICEIMKAYDVAFSLGDGLRPGCIADANDEAQFAELETLGELTKIARKHEVQCFIEGPGHVPMHMIKANMDKQLEACDEAPFYTLGPLTTDIAPGYDHITSGIGAAMIGWYGCAMLCYVTPKEHLGLPNKEDVRTGVVTYKLAAHAADLAKGHPGAQHRDDALSKARFEFRWEDQFNLGLDPELAREYHDETLPAEGAKIAHFCSMCGPKFCSMKISQEVRDFAAENEVEGDEVFAKGMEEKSKEFKDKGSEVYL from the coding sequence ATGAAGAAAAAAGATACAGTTCCAAAACAAGATGGTGTAACAAGACAACCATTTCCGAATTCAAAAAAAATATATGTTCAAGGAAAAATTCACCCACAGATAAAAGTAGCAATGCGCGAAATCGAGTTGAGTGATACTGTAGATTCGATGACAAAAAAAAGAACTCCTAATGAGCCTGTAACGGTATATGATACTTCAGGACCTTATACAGACCCCAATAAAGAAATTAATATTCATAACGGGTTAGAACGTATTCGAGAGCAATGGATTTTAGGAAGAGGTGATGTAGAAGAACTCAATGAGTTCACCTCACAATATTGTAATGAGCGATTAAATGATAAGAGTTTAGATCATTTACGATTTAACTTAAAGCATAAACCTAAGAGGGCTAAAAAAGGGCAAAACGTAACACAGTTACACTATGCAAAAAAAGGAATTATTACTCCAGAGATGGAATACATTGCTATTCGTGAAAATCAACGAATTGATGAAATGACACGTTTGTCTAAACAACATTCAGGGCAAGATTTTGGAGCGAGTATTCCAGCAAAAATAACTCCTGAATTTGTTCGAGAAGAAGTAGCTAGAGGACGCGCAGTTATTCCTTCAAATATCAATCATCCAGAAGCAGAGCCTATGATTTTAGGGCGTAACTTCTTGGTAAAAATCAATGCGAATATTGGAAACTCAGCTACTACCTCATCCATAGAAGAAGAAGTAGAAAAAGCAGTTTGGGCATGTCGTTGGGGAGCAGATAATATTATGGATTTATCTACAGGTAAAAACATCCATGAAACTCGTGAGTGGATTATCCGTAATTCACCAGTACCTGTAGGAACCGTACCTATTTATCAAGCTTTAGAGAAAGTAAATGGGATTGCTGAAGACTTAACTTGGGAAATTTTTAGAGATACTTTAATTGAACAAGCTGAGCAAGGTGTAGATTACTTTACGATTCACGCAGGAGTTCGTTTACGTTATGTACCTATGACAGCAAAGCGTATTACAGGGATTGTATCAAGAGGAGGTTCTATTATGGCAAAATGGTGTTTAGCACACCATAAAGAGAGCTTTTTATATACCCATTTCGAAGAGATTTGTGAAATTATGAAGGCTTATGATGTTGCTTTTTCGTTAGGAGATGGTTTACGCCCAGGTTGTATTGCCGATGCGAATGATGAGGCTCAATTTGCTGAATTAGAAACGTTAGGGGAGCTAACAAAAATAGCACGTAAGCATGAAGTACAATGTTTTATTGAAGGTCCAGGTCACGTGCCAATGCACATGATTAAAGCGAATATGGATAAGCAGTTAGAAGCGTGTGATGAAGCTCCGTTTTATACTTTAGGACCTTTAACTACGGATATTGCTCCAGGATATGATCATATTACTTCAGGAATTGGAGCAGCTATGATTGGTTGGTATGGTTGCGCAATGTTATGTTATGTAACGCCAAAAGAACATTTAGGCTTACCAAATAAGGAAGATGTTCGTACAGGGGTGGTTACTTATAAATTGGCAGCCCACGCAGCTGATTTAGCAAAAGGACATCCAGGGGCACAACACAGAGATGATGCTTTGAGTAAAGCACGTTTTGAGTTCCGTTGGGAAGACCAGTTTAACTTAGGTTTAGACCCTGAATTAGCTAGAGAATATCACGATGAGACCTTACCTGCAGAAGGAGCTAAAATTGCACACTTTTGTTCTATGTGTGGTCCAAAATTCTGTTCTATGAAAATATCGCAGGAAGTACGTGACTTTGCAGCCGAGAATGAAGTAGAAGGAGATGAAGTCTTTGCAAAAGGAATGGAAGAAAAATCAAAAGAATTTAAAGACAAAGGTTCAGAAGTATATCTATAA